The following DNA comes from Camelina sativa cultivar DH55 chromosome 14, Cs, whole genome shotgun sequence.
CTTCGAATCATGGATTCGTCCCAGGTTCTGCCCTCAGAATCAGATACCCGAAATTGAAAAATCTACCGGAGCCAACAACAACTCATGGCTTGGTCCCAGCTCAAGCCCTCGTGCTcgtccaccttcttcttcttcttcttcttcttcttctatgtaCAGCACCATCGCCAGGGAGATCCTCGAAGAAGGAAGCAAGAGTCCGCTTGTTATGGGTATGATCTCAATCATGAGATTGGCTGGTGGAGCTCCTGAGCTTCCCGGTATGAACGTTCTCGGGATCTCTCCCTTTAAGACCTCTTCTGTTATACCCTTCCTTAGGGGTTCCAAGTGGATGCCCTGTAGTATTCCGGCGACGTTATCAACTGATATCACTGAGGTTGATAGGGTTGGAGGAGGAAAGGTTTGTGATGCTAAAATTAAGTTGGAGTTGAGTGATAAGGTCTCCAATCCTGGTAACGGTTGGGTTAATAAGCTGTTGAATATCTGTTCTGAGGATGCTAAGGCAGCTTTCACGGCGGTTACTGTTTCTCTCCTTTTCCGGTCGGCTTTGGCTGAGCCTAAGTCTATACCTTCGACATCTATGTACCCTACTCTTGATGTGGGTGATCGTGTTATGGCTGAGAAGGTGAGAGAATATACTACTGGCTATGtaaattttgggttttgctATCGTAGTTTGGTGTTTGATCTTAtgaggttttttaaaaatggttgcTTTCCATCAATTCTGCATTATAGGGACTAAATTTTTGTTATGGAAATGGTCTTATATGTGTCTTAGGATGCACATCAATCTTTTAATTGGTGTGTGTGGCTTTAATGTCTGAGTGATTGATCTACTTTTGTGTTGGACAGGTCTCATACTTTTTCAGAAAGCCAGAGGTTTCAGACATAGTTATCTTTAAGGCTCCTCCTATTTTGCTggtatatctcacgatttctggttttttttttaagtgttttgaaAACCTGTTTCAAGAGGTGCTTGATATTCTCCTTTTGAATTGCAGGAACATGGTTACAGTTGTACTGATGTTTTCATAAAAAGGATAGTTGCTAGCGAAGGTGACTGGGTTGAAGTAAGCCCTTATCTCTCTAACCCACTTGTTGATTGATCCTATTCATCCATTGAAGTCTTTGTTCACCTTTATCGGTATCACTTCTCTAGTGGGATTCTTGATGAAAACAGCCTCCTCAAAACAGACCCTTAACCTTTGTTTTCCTGTTTTTGTATCATTCTCTTGTCTAACCTATCAATGCTGTATCATGTAGGTTTGTAATGGAAAGCTCTTAGTTAATGACTCTGTTCAAGTAGAGGATTTTGTCTTAGAGCCGATTAACTACGAAATGGAACCGATGGTAAGCAAACTTGCACTTTCTAATTTAAGGATTTCTTGACCTATAAAGTTGTTAAAAAGAATGCTGTTAATTTGGCTTTTTTTTCCTGTTTATTTGCAGTTCGTCCCTGAAGGTTATGTCTTTGTTCTAGGAGACAACCGCAACAAAAGCTTTGATTCTCATAACTGGTAAACCACTTTGGAAATTATCTTTTCTTTAAtggttcttcttttttaaactttgaaaactcTGTTGATTCATGGATGATTTGGTGAATGTAAAACGCAGGGGTCCACTTCCAATAAAGAACATCATAGGGAGATCTGTGTTCCGGTATTGGCCACCGAGCAAAGTGTCAGACA
Coding sequences within:
- the LOC104739248 gene encoding probable thylakoidal processing peptidase 2, chloroplastic yields the protein MALRVTFTYSSYVARNLASSSAGTRVGTSDVRSCFESWIRPRFCPQNQIPEIEKSTGANNNSWLGPSSSPRARPPSSSSSSSSSMYSTIAREILEEGSKSPLVMGMISIMRLAGGAPELPGMNVLGISPFKTSSVIPFLRGSKWMPCSIPATLSTDITEVDRVGGGKVCDAKIKLELSDKVSNPGNGWVNKLLNICSEDAKAAFTAVTVSLLFRSALAEPKSIPSTSMYPTLDVGDRVMAEKVSYFFRKPEVSDIVIFKAPPILLEHGYSCTDVFIKRIVASEGDWVEVCNGKLLVNDSVQVEDFVLEPINYEMEPMFVPEGYVFVLGDNRNKSFDSHNWGPLPIKNIIGRSVFRYWPPSKVSDIIHHEQVIQKRAVDVS